In Penicillium oxalicum strain HP7-1 chromosome VII, whole genome shotgun sequence, one DNA window encodes the following:
- a CDS encoding putative membrane protein, translating to MTRKNASLSKRRSKPSLIVTTGRNGHVNGNGTGNMNQNIEMRKRETSSESASDQSSRLVRSPNFSLDDDPVIVPPTPVLATTSFQNLPRNDRRNFLLLCVLYFLQGVPMGLATGSVPFLLKPYLSYGQIGVFSLASYPYSLKLFWSPIVDAVWSPRFGRRKSWITPVQVIAGLAMIYLGSHIEEMMERAGANGGAGVWNFTYWWFLLVFFCATQDIAVDGWAISLMSPPNISYASTAQTVGLTAGHFLSYTVFLAFNSKDFANRWFRAVPGEGGLMSLGGYLTFWGWAYLIVTVCLALLKKEERTKERDSILDVYKSMWSVLKLKNIQTIILIHLIAKIGFQANDGVTSLKLLDKGFGQDNMALVVLIDFPFEIMLGYYAGKWSTEYTPMRLWGWAFVGRLAAAVMAQFTVMIYPSGTDVPFWYLLTVIFEHVISTFMNTVMFVAISAFHARIADPAIGGTYMTLLATVSNLGGTFPRYFILKLVDLFTEATCIPPTVAPPADTLKDTLITQAFSCALEPEKNRCLNGGGVCQVDRDGYYITNMICVLIGTITFFMFIKPAATKLQSLPLRAWRLGNGPVGRN from the exons ATGACACGCAAGAACGCCTCCCTTTCCAAGCGTCGCTCCAAACCGAGCCTTATAGTAACCACCGGCCGCAACGGCCATGTGAATGGAAACGGAACCGGCAACATGAATCAAAATATCGAAATGCGCAAGCGCGAGACCTCGTCCGAGTCGGCTTCTGATCAATCCTCCCGCCTTGTGCGAAGTCCCAATTTTTCCCTCGACGATGACCCAGTCATCGTGCCCCCGACCCCCGTCCTTGCAACAACCAGCTTCCAAAACCTTCCGCGAAACGACCGACGGaacttccttcttctctgcgTTCTATACTTCTTACAAGGCGTGCCGATGGGCCTGGCTACGGGATCGGTCCCTTTCTTGCTGAAGCCTTACCTCTCATATGGACAAATCGGTGTGTTCTCCCTCGCCTCATATCCATACTCTCTCAAGCTGTTCTGGAGTCCCATTGTGGACGCCGTGTGGAGCCCGCGATTCGGTCGCCGCAAGAGCTGGATTACACCTGTCCAGGTCATTGCGGGGTTGGCCATGATCTATCTGGGCAGTCACAttgaggagatgatggagcGAGCGGGAGCCAATGGCGGCGCAGGAGTATGGAACTTCACCTATTGGTGGTTCCtgttggtcttcttctgTGCGACGCAAGACATTGCAGTCGATGGATGGGCGATCAGCCTTATGTCACCGCCCAATATCTCCTACGCGTCCACGGCGCAGACCGTTGGCCTGACCGCGGGGCATTTCCTGTCCTATACTGTCTTCTTGGCTTTCAACTCCAAGGATTTTGCCAACCGCTGGTTCCGGGCGGTGCCTGGGGAGGGCGGACTCATGTCGCTCGGAGGGTATTTGACCTTCTGGGGATGGGCCTACCTCATTGTGACTGTGTGCTTGGCTCTGTTGAAAAAGGAGGAGCGCACCAAGGAGCGCGACAGCATTCTGGATGTGTACAAGAGCATGTGGAGTGTGCTCAAGTTGAAAAACATTCAGACTATCATCCTGATCCACCTCATCGCCAAGATTGGCTTCCAGGCCAATGACGGTGTGACCAGCTTGAAGTTGTTGGACAAAGGGTTCGGCCAAGACAACATGGCCCTGGTCGTGCTGATTGACTTCCCTTTCGAGATCATGCTGGGCTACTACGCGGGCAAGTGGTCCACTGAGTATACTCCCATGCGTCTTTGGGGCTGGGCTTTTGTCGGCCGTCTGGCCGCTGCGGTTATGGCCCAATTCACTGTCATGATCTATCCTAGCGGTACCGACGTGCCATTCTGGTATCTTTTGACTGTCATCTTCGAACATGTTATCTCGACATTTATGAACACGGTCATGTTTGTCGCGATTTCGGCCTTTCACGCCAGGATTGCCGATCCTGCTATTGGCGGTACTTATATGACCCTCCTTGCCAC tgTCTCCAACCTGGGCGGTACCTTTCCCCGTTACTTTATCCTCAAGCTGGTTGATCTCTTCACCGAGGCGACCTGCATCCCACCCACTGTCGCCCCGCCGGCCGACACCCTCAAAGATACGCTTATCACACAGGCTTTCTCCTGCGCGCTTGAGCCCGAGAAAAACCGCTGCCtcaacggtggtggtgtgTGTCAGGTCGACCGTGATGGCTACTATATAACGAACATGATCTGCGTGCTGATTGGCACCATCACCTTCTTCATGTTTATCAAGCCCGCAGCCACCAAGCTGCAGAGCTTGCCCCTACGCGCCTGGCGGTTGGGTAATGGTCCGGTCGGGCGCAACTGA
- a CDS encoding Protein yae1, with product MPNSPHTDSSSVLSSAPPSPATTMSVTHRDTDPTVDNSLDDIFGSSPPEVPAIPVQRDPNSISSTTEPSDLPSLRRQHVTAGYRDGVSIAKGEHVQRGFDTGFPVGAQLGMRAGTILGILEGILKGLDDRSASGVVKKPAGRMGSASASASASRSNETRAAEADEDLRNQKREEILKIYREAVKALSVQSVFAGSGTAVGSGSPAPADSTTGNSETAETQLGRKGDAVISQWEEKMMVHQWELNMEALEMKGPSEECKPNAQGPVGERS from the coding sequence ATGCCCAACTCACCGCACACCGATTCCAGCTCGGTTCTTTCTTCGGCGCCGCCTTCTCCCGCAACAACCATGAGCGTCACGCACAGGGACACAGACCCCACGGTCGACAACTCTCTCGACGACATCTTCGGCTCGTCACCCCCCGAGGTCCCGGCCATTCCTGTCCAGAGGGATCCGAACTCGATCTCATCTACGACTGAGCCGTCCGATCTGCCTTCTCTCCGTCGTCAGCACGTCACCGCGGGGTACCGCGACGGCGTCTCGATCGCCAAGGGCGAGCACGTCCAGCGTGGATTCGACACTGGGTTTCCCGTGGGTGCTCAGCTGGGTATGCGCGCAGGCACGATCCTGGGTATTCTGGAAGGAATCCTGAAAGGGTTGGACGATCGGTCTGCCTCGGGGGTGGTTAAGAAACCGGCCGGTCGCATGGGATCTGcatcggcatcggcatcggcatcGCGGTCAAACGAGACACGTGCCGCAGAGGCTGACGAGGATCTGCGCAAccagaagagagaagagattCTGAAGATTTACCGGGAAGCTGTCAAGGCATTGAGTGTGCAGTCGGTTTTTGCCGGCTCGGGCACAGCGGTTGGATCGGGGTCTCCTGCGCCTGCGGACTCGACGACGGGAAATTCAGAGACTGCGGAAACGCAACTGGGTCGAAAGGGTGATGCGGTGATCTCGCaatgggaggagaagatgatggtCCATCAGTGGGAGCTGAACATGGaggccttggagatgaagggaCCCTCCGAGGAGTGTAAGCCCAATGCCCAGGGACCTGTTGGCGAACGAAGCTGA